The Notolabrus celidotus isolate fNotCel1 chromosome 19, fNotCel1.pri, whole genome shotgun sequence DNA window AAACCTACAACTACCTGAACTGTCTGTTGACCAGCACATGGCTAATGATAACCAAACtacagaacaaaatctgcagactACCAGAGCTGTGGTGGAGCAATCCACTATCAAACAAGTCCTGTTGAAGCTCTTTAAACCCCCAAACTTCTGCACACCgaggagccagaggagccaggactttgatgatgagatggtggagcacatccacatgttgctccaaaaggAGGCTAAGAAGTACGAGAAGAACCGAATCTTTCTTAAACACCTCAACCGCCTCAAAGACCCCAAAGAAGAGGTGAAAATTAGCCGGAAACTGCATCGGCCAATCAAAGCCAGACTGAGAGATGTTTTGCCGAACACCCGCCTGAAGAGAGATGACCTCATGGAGGACGCTCAGGCTGCTttgtcagcctgcagtctcatatcttcagagatcatgaACTATCTCAAGCCATCTGTGAGTTTTGCGCCCGACACAAAGCCAGGAGACGAGACCCCATACAGCCTCAACATCCCCATCAAGAGGGAAACAACAGaaccaggcagagagctgacccagctggagctgcatgcgcaggagcagcaggcaggAGCCAGAGAGAAGGTCAATACAGAGGAAACCAAGAGGAACAGAATCATCTCTTGGTTCTGTAAACCTTTCAAGAAAAATAgatagaacaaaaaacaaagacaataagcCAAAGCATCAACAGCTGGGgctcactgcaaaataaaatttggcttttgccagcattaagttgttgtagttgttgtgaatgtgttgcaatagaatgtgtttaaatgcatcattgaaGTCAGGATTTATGTTGTATGGCAGCTAAATGTCAAGGTCCAACTCACACCAGCTTATGGGTCTGTGTTCTTCTCAAAGGGCTAGTAACTCTTTACATCCAATACAAGTCAACTCTgtgtttcaaaaataaaataattaggtCTACATTTAAAACTCACTTACAGAGTGGTTCCTTGCAACCTGCAGCCctggtaata harbors:
- the LOC117831287 gene encoding uncharacterized protein LOC117831287, with the translated sequence MMNSNMQRAEAQTGDSFNASPAVVTVSTDLVEDLLVQLLLKLHPLESYTSAYLDQQQLLTHCLHLSATTLETLRKDPGVSVDEDLPPPSCEVWRAVALLVCSIMERFGTTYRIRKLVLNKDPALLSFIPDQIIESVLQIYKDQSEDAWIPPQIPFDEDGLLFSQFLPENIKEEMLEQYGPWIRRMKIFQRAFPKTDHKQVSDSEEQQSDDGAQNLQLPELSVDQHMANDNQTTEQNLQTTRAVVEQSTIKQVLLKLFKPPNFCTPRSQRSQDFDDEMVEHIHMLLQKEAKKYEKNRIFLKHLNRLKDPKEEVKISRKLHRPIKARLRDVLPNTRLKRDDLMEDAQAALSACSLISSEIMNYLKPSVSFAPDTKPGDETPYSLNIPIKRETTEPGRELTQLELHAQEQQAGAREKVNTEETKRNRIISWFCKPFKKNR